From a region of the Gossypium raimondii isolate GPD5lz chromosome 10, ASM2569854v1, whole genome shotgun sequence genome:
- the LOC105777577 gene encoding uncharacterized protein LOC105777577: protein MRLIKGIANFRRLYANSIDLNTKSYLSTTKRAFCRPSEYAKVVNTTITCSPFYCSNNLGSRSHSSRPEMEGIEHRVIKANGINIHVAEKGKGPVILFLHGFPELWYTWRNQITAFASLGYRALAPDLRGFGETEAPDDASTYTSLHVVGDLIALLDVVAADQDQVFVVGHDWGALIAWWLCMFRPDRVKALVNMSVAFNPRNPNMKPLEGLRALYGDDYYICRFQEPGVIEAEFREMGYERVLKGFLTYRDPCPLLIPKGKYFGQPDTPISLPSWFSEEDCKYYLSQYEKKGFTGGLNYYRNINLNWQLTAPWTGSKIKVPVKFIVGDQDLTYNAPGIKDYLHKGSLKKNVPLLEEVVVMEGVAHFLHEEKPDEVNKHIHDFFNKF from the exons ATGAGATTGATCAAGGGAATAGCCAATTTTAGGCGTCTTTACGCTAATTCTATAGACTTGAACACAAAATCCTACCTCTCTACGACAAAGCGTGCATTTTGCAGGCCAAGTGAATACGCAAAGGTCGTTAACACCACCATCACTTGTTCTCCATTTTATTGCAGCAATAACTTAGGATCGAGATCCCATTCAAGCAGACCCGAAATGGAGGGGATAGAGCATAGGGTAATCAAAGCCAATGGCATAAATATTCACGTCGCTGAGAAAGGGAAAGGCCCTGTAATCCTTTTCCTCCATGGATTCCCAGAGCTCTGGTATACATGGCGCAATCAGATCACTGCTTTTGCCTCGCTTGGGTACCGAGCTTTGGCTCCTGACCTGCGTGGATTTGGGGAAACGGAGGCACCCGATGATGCCTCCACCTACACCAGTTTACACGTGGTGGGGGATCTCATTGCTCTCCTGGATGTTGTCGCCGCCGACCAGGACCAGGTTTTTGTCGTGGGACATGATTGGGGTGCCCTCATTGCCTGGTGGTTGTGCATGTTTAGACCAGATAGGGTTAAGGCTTTGGTTAACATGAGTGTTGCATTCAATCCTAGGAACCCTAATATGAAACCTCTTGAAGGTCTCAGAGCTTTGTATGGTGATGACTACTACATATGCAGATTTCAG GAGCCTGGAGTCATAGAGGCTGAGTTCAGGGAGATGGGATATGAGAGAGTTCTAAAGGGATTCTTGACATACCGTGATCCATGTCCTCTTCTTATACCAAAAGGCAAATATTTTGGACAACCAGACACTCCAATAAGCTTGCCGTCATGGTTTTCAGAGGAAGATTGCAAGTATTACCTTAGCCAATATGAGAAGAAAGGCTTCACTGGGGGATTGAACTATTACCGAAATATAAACTT AAACTGGCAACTTACTGCACCGTGGActggaagtaaaataaaagtgcCGGTTAAGTTCATTGTCGGCGACCAGGATCTAACCTATAATGCTCCGGGAATCAAGGATTACCTACACAAGGGAAGTCTCAAGAAGAATGTTCCACTCTTGGAGGAAGTGGTTGTGATGGAGGGAGTGGCACACTTTCTCCATGAAGAAAAGCCTGATGAGGTCAATAAACATATACATGACTTCTTTAATAAGTTCTAA